The Poseidonibacter lekithochrous region AGCTGAACCAACAGAATCAGTATGTGCTTCAATTGTAGCTTTTAATTTTGTATTGTTTTTCATCATAGTTGCAAATTTTTCAATTTTAGAATAATAAGATTGTCCAATTTTTGCAGAGTTAGTTGCAAAGTTAATGTCTAAATCTACTAAGTTAGCACAACCTAATGCATCAACTTTAGCTCCAGCCATTGTAGTAGGACATTCATCTAATCTATTTACAACACCATCTTTATCATCATCCATTTCACAACCTACAGCATTTACAACAGCATAAGGAATTGAATTTGGACATTGATCTTTAGCATCAATAACTCTATCATTATCAGAATCTTTTGGAGTTTCTTTAACCATCATTGGTTTTGGAGCTGCTTTTTGAACTTTTCCAAATGGAATTGCTAACCCAATGTTATATAATAAAGTATTATCACCGTGGTCAGTTTCAATTACATGTCTTAAGTCCATTTTCATAGCAATATTTTCATATACTTTGATTTTAAGACCAGCACCATAATTACCAAATAAACCGTCTTTATTACCTGCAAATTCATCATCAAAGAATTCTAATCCTGCTCCAACTAAAGCATATAAAGAGTAGTTTGAATTAAGTGGGTAATCTTTTACGAAGTTTGTGAAAACTCTTGTAATACCAGTATCTCTGTTAGCTACATTTTGGTATTCAACGTCTTCAATTGATCTTAAGAAACCTAACTCAACTTGATCGAATGTTGAGTCATTTAAATTGAAGCCTACTGCTAATCCAGCATTACTATATCCCTTTGGAAGGTCAGTATTGTGTTCTGAAAAAGCAGATCCAAACATTGGAGTAACTTCATATTTGTATTCACTGTTAGCTGCGAACATTAATGATGCACATGCTACAGATGTAAGTATAATTTTTTTCATTGTAATCCTTGTTAAACAATAATTTTTATTATTATAACATAAAAATTATTGTTTAATCATTAAGGACTAAGAATTAAGAATTAAAAATTGAGTTTACAGATTCGTTATTATGGATTCTTCTAATTGCTTCACCAATTATATTAGAAGCTGATAATACAGTAATTTTTTCTGCATTTTCTCTAATAGGAATTGTATCAGCTACAACTAATTCATCAAGAACACCATTCGCAATTCTATCGTATGCAGGTCCACTTAATACACCATGTGTACAGCATGCCATTACTGAATTAGCACCTTTTTTCTTTAATACTTCTGCAGCTTTAACTAAAGTACCAGCTGTGTCAACCATATCATCAACTAAGATTACATCTTTACCTTCAACATCACCAATGATGTTCATAACTTCAGCAACATTAGCTTTTTCTCTTTTTTTATCAACAATTATTAAATCATAACCAAGTTTATCAGCATAAGATCTTGCACGTGCAACACCACCGATATCTGGACTTGCAATAATAGGGTTTTCTAATTCTTTTTCTTTGATGTAATTTGCAAATAAAATTGAACCAAATAAGTTATCCGCAGGAATATTAAAGAAACCTTGAATTTGAGCTGCATGTAAATCAATAGTTACAACTCTATTAATTCCAGCTGCTTCTAATAAATCAGCAGTAAGTTTCGCAGTAATTGGAACTCTTGGAGCTGCTTTTCTATCTTGTCTTGCATATCCGTAGTATGGAATAACTGCAGAAATTGATCTTGCACTTGATCTTTTAAGTGCATCTACCATAATTAATAACTCCATTAAGTTGTCATTAGCTGGAGCACATGTAGGTTGAATAATAAATACGTCTTGTCCTCTAACACTTTCAGTAATTTGAACAGAGATTTCTCCATCACTGAATTTTTTTAAAGTAGCGTTTGATACTGGAATTCCTAAGTAATCCCCAACTTTTGCTGCAAATTCAGGATTAGCTGAACCACTAAAAAGTTTAAATGTTGACATGAAATTTTCCTTTGATGATAATTAATATTGCGATTTTATCTAAAGAGGACTTAATGATTTGTTATTAGAAAAAAATGATCTTAAAAAAATTAATATTGTTAATATAATATACAAAAATAGTATATATAAATATTTAGATGAAAAATATTATTAAATAAGAAAAAGTTATGACTCTTCGCCTATATAAACTTAATTTATTTAATTTTATATATTATTATATTGTGTTATGAAATAAATTGTAATTAAAAAGTTTAAATGTTTTATTTTTTTGAAATTATAAGTATTTAATAAATTGTTTGAATGTTTTATTTTTGTTTTTTCAATAATTTAGGAAAAATTCCTAAATTATTTTGTATCTTCGATCCAAGCGGAACCTATAACTTTTTGACCATCATAGAATACTGCTAATTGTCCAGCAGCAACTCCAAAAGCGGGTTCTTCTAAAGAAATTGAAGCTTTTGAATCTTCAATTTTAATTTTACATGGTATAGAATTTGATCTATATCTTAACTTTACAGTACAGTCAAATTCTTTTTTCTCAATATACATATTTAAATTGTTAGCTATTACTTCATTAATTTCTAAAGCAGCTTTTTTCCCAACAACAATAGTATTATCCTTAGGGTTTAATTTTGTAACAAAATGTGGTTCATGTGCTCCATGAACTACAAAGCCTCTTCTTTTACCAATTGTATAATGTGCATAACCTTTATGAGTTCCAACAACATTACCTTTTTCATCTAAAACATCACCTTTTTGGTCAATATTGGCATGTTTTTTTACAACATCGGTATATACTGTTTCAACAAAACAAATCTCTTGTGATTCACTTTTTGCTGTAATCTTTTTATATACATCATCTAATTCTTCACCAAGTCTAACAATGTCGTCTTTTTTGTAAGTACTTAAGGGGAACATCATATATGGAAGTGCTTCTTTATCTACTTGTGATAAGAAGTAAGATTGATCTTTACTTTTATCATCAGCTTCATAGAAAAATTTACCATCTGTTTTAGCATAGTGTCCAGTTGCAAGATATGAACAGTCTTTATCTTGAGCAAATTGTAACATTGCACCAAACTTGATTTGTTTATTACATTTTACACATGGGTTAGGAGTAGTTCCCTCTAGGTAAGAATCTACAAAGTAGTCATATACTTCTTGTGTAAATTTATCGCTTAAGTCTAATACGTGATATTTAATATCTAAGAATTTAGCAACATCTTCAATATGTCCTAAGTTTTTTTCGTGGTAACCGTCAGTTCTATTATGAAGTTTTAAGTAAACACCTTCAACTTCGTAACCTTCTTTTTGTAGCATATAAGCAGTAACTGAAGAATCAATTCCTCCACTCATACCTACCATTACTTTTTTTTGCATATTTAACCCTTTAAAAAGTTTCTTTTTTATTTTAAAGGAATAATTAGTGATTCTATATTTGCCAAATCTTTATAAGAAATAATAAGTTTTTTGTATTAATTTTTATTATCTAAGGTTCTAGGCGTATCTTGAAAGGATCGCTTTATTCCGTATCTTATTTCTAATCTTTGTTAATTTATGAAAATTGTTTGTTCGAGATTAGTATAAGGTAGCATTATAGCATTTTAAAAGAATTTTATTCTAAATAGGAGAGTTTTATTTAAGTTGATGGTATTGGGAAAGAGTAATTCTATCCCAATATTTTTTGAAAAAAGTAAGTATTTCTAATTAAAGTAATTACTTATAAATCCACCACCAAGGCAGTATTCACCATCATATAAAACAAGACTTTGTCCTAAAGTAACAGCTCTTTGAGGTTTATCAAATGTAACTATGACTTTATCCCCTTCCGTTGATGTTACTGTACAAGCTTGTTTTTGTTGTCTATATCTAATTTGTGCCATTAGTTTATCACCAATTTTAGGTGCATGCTCTAATACCCAGTGCATATGAGAGGCTTCAACATTTTGGTTCATTAATAATGGATGAACTGTATCTTGAACAACTGTTAGTGTATTGTTTTCAATATTTTTTTGTGCAGCATACCATGGCTTATGGATATGTCCATCAGATTCAGTCTCTTTAATTCCACCAAGACCAATACCTTTTCTTTGACCTAATGTGTAACAAATAAGACCTTTGTGTTTACCTATTACTTTTCCATTTTCATCTATAATATCACCAGGAACGGCTTTTAAATGTTGTGTAATAAAATCATCAAATCTTTGATTACCAATAAAACATATACCAGTACTATCTTTTTTATCACTAACTGGAAGATTATGTTCTCTTGCAATTTCTCGCACTTCTGTTTTTGTTAAATCTCCAAGTGGAAACATAGCTTGTGAAAGTTGTTCACTAGATAGTGCATGTAAAAAGTAAGATTGATCTTTTGAACTGTCTTTTGGAGTATCTAATACATAGTGGTCTTCATGTTTAGATATCTTTGCATAATGTCCCATTGCAATAAAATCAGCACCCATTTTTTTAGCTTCATTTAAAAATACATTAAACTTGATTTCTCTATTACATAAAATATCTGGATTAGGAGTAAGTCCTTTTTTTAAACCTTCTAAGAATACATCAAATACTTTTCCTCTGTATTCTTCAACAAAGTCTTTACCTTTTACTTCAATGCCAATTATTTCACCAACTTTTTTTGCATCTTCAAACTCTATACGATTAGGACATTGACTACCTTTTACACCATAGTCCCAATTTCGCATAAATAAGCCTATTACTTCATAACCTTGCTGTTTTAACAATAAAGCAGTAACTGATGAATCAACACCACCAGACATTCCAACAACTACTTTTTTCTTCATTTTCTACCCTTATAAATTCTATATATTTTATTTGCTCTTGTTTTTATTGTTTTCATATAATTTAAAGGAATAATCACTGATTCTCTATTTGCCCAGTCTTTGTGAGGGATAATAAGGTTTTCTGTATGAATTTTCTTATTATCAAAAAATATAATATCTATATCCAGAGTTCTAGGCGCATCTTGAAAGGATCGCTTTCTTCCATATCTAATTTCTAGCCTTTGCATAATTTTTAAAAATTCATTAGGAGCTAGATTAGTTTTAAGCGTGATTATACCATTTAAAAAGTCATTTTGTTCTAAATATCCAAAAGGTGGATTCTGAAGTAGGGGACTTGCCATTATAATATCAAATTTTGTATGACTATTTAAACACAATAATAACTTGTCAAATGTTTGTTTTACATTTCCTACATTTCCCCCAATTCCGATAGTAACAATATGTCTTTTTGAGGATTTTTTCTTATTTACATAAGGAAAATTGCTTGTTCTAAAAAGTGTTAAACTTTCACTTATTTTTTTTTTCAAATTTTTCTCTTTTTTTCCTGATAAATTAAAGTTTACTTAAATACTCAAGATTTATTTCTGCAATTTTTATAAAATTAAAGGATAATGGCTTTACCATTTTTCATTACAACTGTATCTTCAATTCTAACACCAAATTCATTTGGTATATAAATTCCAGGTTCAACTGTAAAGACCATATTATCTTCAATTATTACATCTGATTTACTGTTAATATTTGGAAATTCATGAATATCTAATCCTACTCCATGTCCAGTACTGTGAATAAAGTATTTCCCATATCCAGCTTTTTCAATAACAGATCTAGTAAGATTATCAATTTGACTAGCTTTCATTCCTACTTTTGCATTTTCAATTGCATTTAATTGTGCTTTGTAAACTAAGTCATAAATTTTTTGATGTTTATGTTTCTTGAATTTTTGTTCTCTCTTAAAAGAGAAGTTTTCAAAATTAACAGCTGCGGTACAAGTTCTATCAGAACAATATCTTTTATATTTAACTCCCGCATCAACTAATAATAAATCATTAAGTTTTAATTTCTTTTTACTTGGAAGTGCATGGGGTTTTGCTGCATTTTCATTAATGGCAATAATAGGATCAAAACTAAGATCTAGTTTTCCCATTTGGCTCATTTTCTCTAAACCTTTAAAAAATAAATGTTGCTCAGATTTTTTAAAACCATTTTTTCTAATATATTTAGCTAGTTCTTTAAAACCTTTTCTACCATGTTTTGCAGCTTTAGCTAATATTTCTATCTCTTCATCACTTTTAATAATTCTTTTTTGCTTAGAAAAATTCGGCTCTTGAATAAATTGTGTTTTTAAATCTTTACTTAGATTTGTATATAGTGCATATGTAAAGTCATTAGGATCAAAAGTAATTTTTTTTATCTTATTTTTTATTAGAATTTCTTTTGCAGTTTCCACTAGATTTGATGATTCAATTACTTCGCAATCTTTAGCAAACTCTTTTGCTTCTGTAGTATATCTTGCATCAGTAATAAAGTATCTATCACTACCTAATTTTAGGAAAATTACATTGTCACAAGAAAACTTTGATTCAAAATAAACTGCATTTTCATCTCGTAAAATAAAATTTTTCATAATTGCTCGTTCCTTTGGTGTGGTTTAACATAAATTTAAATATAATCTTACCTAAATTTTATAAAAGGAATATAATATGAAAATAGCCGTAATTCAAGGACCAAACTTAAATATGTTAGGTATTAGAGAACAACACATTTATGGTCCAATGAGTTTAGATCAAATTCATGAACAACTAAAAAATGCAGCAGAACAAAATGGAGTAGAATTAGAATTCTTCCAGTCAAACCTAGAGGGTGAGATTGTAGATAGAGTTCAAGAATGTTTAGGAACAGTAGATGGTATTATGATTAATCCAGCTGCATATTCACATACTTCAATTGCAATCAAAGATGCATTAGCAGCTGTTGAAATGCCAACAGTAGAAGTACATATTTCAAATATTTATAAAAGAGAAGAATTCAGACAAAAATCTGTAACTGCTGGTTCTACAACTGGTGTTATTACAGGATTTGGACCATTTGGTTACCACATGGGATTAATTGCATTAATGCAAATTATTTCTGAAATCAAAGCAGTAGAAGAAGCTCAACAAGAAACTGCTGAATAATTAGTATTTAAATGAAAATATTAAGTGCAAAGTGGGTACTTACCTGCGATGAAAATAACAGTATCATTGAAAATGGTGCTGTTGTTTTTAATGAAAAAATAATAGACATAGACTCTCTTGAAAATATCCAAAAAAAATATCCAGACTTAGAAGTAGAAGAATCAAAAGAAAATTCAGTTTTAATGCCAGGGCTTATTAATTCCCATGTACATTTAGAGTTTTCTGCTAATAGTACAACTTTAAAGTATGGTAACTTTATGAACTGGTTAAATTCAGTAATTAAAAATAGAGATGCTCTAGTAGAAAAAGCTACAAGTAAATTAATCTCTACAAAACTTGATAGAATGAAAAAAACTGGTACTACAAGTATTGGTGCAATTTCTTCTTATTCGTTTGATTTAGAAGCTTGTATTAAAAGTCCTATTAATACTGTATTCTTTTGTGAAGTAATTGGTACGAAAATGGATATGGTTGATACTTTATTCGCTGATTTTAAATCAAGACTAGAAGGTGCTAAACAAAGTGCTAGTAAGAATTTTATTCCTGCTGTTGCTATTCACTCACCTTATTCAGTACATCCTTTTTTAGTTAGAGAATCATTACGGCTAGCAAAAGAAGAAAATTTTGCAGTATCATCTCATTTTTTAGAATCTCCAGAAGAGTTTGAATGGTTACATAAAGACCAAGGTCTTTTTATTGATTTCTTTAAAAACTTTTTAGGTCAAGATAAAGCTGTTACAAAACCTATGGAGTTTTTAAATAACTTCTCAAATGTGAATAACTTATCTTTTACACATTGTGTGGAAGCAAGTGATGCTGATATTGAAAAAATTAAATCTTTAGGTGCTAGTATAAACCATTGTGTTACTTCAAATAGAGTATTAAATAATTCAAAACTAGATATTAGTAAATTAGATGATATCAATCTTACTATTGGTACTGATGGATTAAGTTCTAATAATTCTTTATCTATGTTTGATGAATTAAGAAATGCTTTAATGATGCATACAGATATTAATATTAACTCTTTAGCTAGTAAGTTATTAAAAGCTGCAACACTTAATGGTGCAAAAGCTTTAGGATTAAATAAAGGTGCTTTACAAAAAGATTTAGATGCTGATATTATTTCATTTACATTGCCAGATGATATTGAAGAGAGTGAAGATTTAGCTATGCATATTATATTACATACTAAATTCGTAGATAAAACAATTATAGGAGGAATAGATGCTTAATTTCTTTAAAACTATTTTCTCTCCTATTATTGCTATATTAGATTTTATTACAAAATATTTTAAGACAGTTGTATTTTTAACTATTATTTATTTTGTTGTATATGGTACTAATGGCAATAATATGGATTCAGGAAGTTTTGAAACTGCAAACTTACAAAGAATTGATCTTGTGGGGCCAATTTTAGATGTAAGTAAAACATTAGAAGATATAGAAAAAGCTAAAAATGATTCTAATATAAAAGGTGTTTTACTTGTAGTGAATTCTCCTGGTGGATCTGTTGCTCCATCTGTTGAATTAGCTTATGCAATAAAAGAACTTAAAACAGTTAAACCAGTTATTGCTTATGCAAGTGGTGTAATTGCAAGTGGTTCATATTATGCTTCTATTTGGGCAGATAAAATTATTGCAAACCCTGGATCTATGGTTGGTTCAATTGGAGTTATTATGCAAGGTGTAAATACTGAAGAGCTAATGGCAAAAATTGGAGTTTCAACTCAAACAGTGAAAGCTGGTAAATACAAAGAGTCAGGAACACCAACTAGAAAATGGTTTGATTATGAAAAACAACAATTACAAAGTATTATTGATGATACTTACCAAATGTTTATAAGTGATGTTGCAAGTGCAAGAAAACTTAATGTTAAAGATCATACTATTTATGCAGATGCAAAAGTATTTACTGCAAGACAAGCCAAAAATGTTGGTTTAGTTGATGAGGTAGCTACTATTTCAAGTGCAAAAAGTCAAATTGCAAAACTATCAAAAGTTAAAGTTGCAGTTTGGAATAAACAAGATAAATTTGAAAAATTTATGGATAAGTTGATCAGTGAAACTGTATCAAAAATCTCAATGAATTTTGCAAGTACACTAAAAGCTTATTAAAACTAGTAAAAAAAGAGGAGAATATAACTTCTCTTTTTTTGCAAAAATTAGTTAAATTACACATTATTGTGATATACTCCCGAAAATCATAGTAATAAACTACATTTTCTTCATTTCGAAAACTATAACAATTTCATAGTTTCATTAATCAAAAAGATCTTTTTTATAAATTACTATAGCAAACAAAAGGTAATTAATGTCATTTACACAATTAGGTTTAAATAGTGATATCCTAAAAGCTATTAAAGAGCAAGGATATACAGAACCTACACCAATACAAAAACAAGCTATTCCAGTTATTCTACAAAAAGAAGACGTTTTAGCAGCAGCTCAAACGGGAACAGGAAAAACAGCAGGTTTTACACTACCAATGTTAAATCTACTTAGTGCAAAATCTCCTAAAAAAGGTAATAAACCTTATGTTAGAGCTTTAATTTTAACACCAACAAGAGAGTTAGCTTCTCAAGTTGCACAAAATGTAGAGGAATACAGTCAATATCTTCCTATTAAAACTTCAGTGATATTTGGAGGAGTTGGAATCAACCCTCAAAAAGCACAATTAAGAAAAGGAGTTGATATAGTAATTGCAACTCCTGGAAGATTATTAGATCACGTATCACAAAACTCAATAGATTTATCAAGAGTTGAATTTTTAGTTCTTGATGAAGCAGATAGAATGTTAGATATGGGATTTATTCATGATATTAAAAAAGTAATATCAAATCTTCCATCTCACAGACAAAATCTTCTATTCTCTGCTACTTTTTCTGATGAAATTAAAAAACTAGCAGGTGGATTTTTAAATAATCCAAAAATAATTGAAGTAGCTAGAAGAAATACATCTTCAGCTCAAGTTGAACAAATTGTTCATTATGTGAAAAAAGATCAGAAAAGAAATTTATTATGTTACATAATTAAAGAAAATAATTTATCACAAGTATTAGTATTTACTCGTACTAAACATGGTGCAAATAGATTAACTGATTATTTAAAAAATTATAATATCTCAGCTGCTGCTATTCATGGTAGTAAATCACAAGGTGCAAGAACAAAAGCATTAGCTGATTTTAAATCAAATGAAATTAGAGTTTTAGTAGCAACTGATATTGCGGCTCGTGGTATTGATATTGAACTTTTACCAAATGTAATTAATTATGAGTTACCAAATGTTCCAGAAGATTATGTTCACAGAATCGGTAGAACTGGTAGAGCTGGTAATGTAGGAATTGCAATGTCTTTAGTTTGTAATGAAGAGTTTGAATATTTAAGAGATATTGAGAAGTTAATTAAAAAAGATTTAGAAGTAGTAGCTATTGATGGATATACAGTATCAAAATTAACTAAAGTTAAAAAAGATACTAGTAACAAAAACAATAATTCTAGAAACTCAAATAGAAACTCTAAACCAAAAGAGAATAAAAGAGAAAAAAGAACAGATAGAAAAGATGATAAAAACCCTAGAAATAAATCTGCAAAAGATAATAAAAAAAGATTTGATAAAAAAAGTGAAAATAAATCTTTAATTGAAACTTGGGAAAAAGAGTTAAAAAAAGAAAAAGCAAAACCTAGAAATAGAAGAATTTCTAGTGAATCTCAAAGAAGAGTTTCTTCAAGAAATAGCTAAAAATACAAAATAAGAAATAAAAAAGG contains the following coding sequences:
- a CDS encoding OmpA family protein, which codes for MKKIILTSVACASLMFAANSEYKYEVTPMFGSAFSEHNTDLPKGYSNAGLAVGFNLNDSTFDQVELGFLRSIEDVEYQNVANRDTGITRVFTNFVKDYPLNSNYSLYALVGAGLEFFDDEFAGNKDGLFGNYGAGLKIKVYENIAMKMDLRHVIETDHGDNTLLYNIGLAIPFGKVQKAAPKPMMVKETPKDSDNDRVIDAKDQCPNSIPYAVVNAVGCEMDDDKDGVVNRLDECPTTMAGAKVDALGCANLVDLDINFATNSAKIGQSYYSKIEKFATMMKNNTKLKATIEAHTDSVGSAAYNKKLSQKRANSTVEALKSLNVEESRLTAIGYGESKPLVSNDTAENRSKNRRVHAVISK
- a CDS encoding ribose-phosphate pyrophosphokinase is translated as MSTFKLFSGSANPEFAAKVGDYLGIPVSNATLKKFSDGEISVQITESVRGQDVFIIQPTCAPANDNLMELLIMVDALKRSSARSISAVIPYYGYARQDRKAAPRVPITAKLTADLLEAAGINRVVTIDLHAAQIQGFFNIPADNLFGSILFANYIKEKELENPIIASPDIGGVARARSYADKLGYDLIIVDKKREKANVAEVMNIIGDVEGKDVILVDDMVDTAGTLVKAAEVLKKKGANSVMACCTHGVLSGPAYDRIANGVLDELVVADTIPIRENAEKITVLSASNIIGEAIRRIHNNESVNSIFNS
- the mnmA gene encoding tRNA 2-thiouridine(34) synthase MnmA, which translates into the protein MQKKVMVGMSGGIDSSVTAYMLQKEGYEVEGVYLKLHNRTDGYHEKNLGHIEDVAKFLDIKYHVLDLSDKFTQEVYDYFVDSYLEGTTPNPCVKCNKQIKFGAMLQFAQDKDCSYLATGHYAKTDGKFFYEADDKSKDQSYFLSQVDKEALPYMMFPLSTYKKDDIVRLGEELDDVYKKITAKSESQEICFVETVYTDVVKKHANIDQKGDVLDEKGNVVGTHKGYAHYTIGKRRGFVVHGAHEPHFVTKLNPKDNTIVVGKKAALEINEVIANNLNMYIEKKEFDCTVKLRYRSNSIPCKIKIEDSKASISLEEPAFGVAAGQLAVFYDGQKVIGSAWIEDTK
- the mnmA gene encoding tRNA 2-thiouridine(34) synthase MnmA: MKKKVVVGMSGGVDSSVTALLLKQQGYEVIGLFMRNWDYGVKGSQCPNRIEFEDAKKVGEIIGIEVKGKDFVEEYRGKVFDVFLEGLKKGLTPNPDILCNREIKFNVFLNEAKKMGADFIAMGHYAKISKHEDHYVLDTPKDSSKDQSYFLHALSSEQLSQAMFPLGDLTKTEVREIAREHNLPVSDKKDSTGICFIGNQRFDDFITQHLKAVPGDIIDENGKVIGKHKGLICYTLGQRKGIGLGGIKETESDGHIHKPWYAAQKNIENNTLTVVQDTVHPLLMNQNVEASHMHWVLEHAPKIGDKLMAQIRYRQQKQACTVTSTEGDKVIVTFDKPQRAVTLGQSLVLYDGEYCLGGGFISNYFN
- the folK gene encoding 2-amino-4-hydroxy-6-hydroxymethyldihydropteridine diphosphokinase encodes the protein MKKKISESLTLFRTSNFPYVNKKKSSKRHIVTIGIGGNVGNVKQTFDKLLLCLNSHTKFDIIMASPLLQNPPFGYLEQNDFLNGIITLKTNLAPNEFLKIMQRLEIRYGRKRSFQDAPRTLDIDIIFFDNKKIHTENLIIPHKDWANRESVIIPLNYMKTIKTRANKIYRIYKGRK
- a CDS encoding M24 family metallopeptidase is translated as MKNFILRDENAVYFESKFSCDNVIFLKLGSDRYFITDARYTTEAKEFAKDCEVIESSNLVETAKEILIKNKIKKITFDPNDFTYALYTNLSKDLKTQFIQEPNFSKQKRIIKSDEEIEILAKAAKHGRKGFKELAKYIRKNGFKKSEQHLFFKGLEKMSQMGKLDLSFDPIIAINENAAKPHALPSKKKLKLNDLLLVDAGVKYKRYCSDRTCTAAVNFENFSFKREQKFKKHKHQKIYDLVYKAQLNAIENAKVGMKASQIDNLTRSVIEKAGYGKYFIHSTGHGVGLDIHEFPNINSKSDVIIEDNMVFTVEPGIYIPNEFGVRIEDTVVMKNGKAIIL
- the aroQ gene encoding type II 3-dehydroquinate dehydratase; this encodes MKIAVIQGPNLNMLGIREQHIYGPMSLDQIHEQLKNAAEQNGVELEFFQSNLEGEIVDRVQECLGTVDGIMINPAAYSHTSIAIKDALAAVEMPTVEVHISNIYKREEFRQKSVTAGSTTGVITGFGPFGYHMGLIALMQIISEIKAVEEAQQETAE
- the mqnF gene encoding aminofutalosine deaminase family hydrolase, which codes for MKILSAKWVLTCDENNSIIENGAVVFNEKIIDIDSLENIQKKYPDLEVEESKENSVLMPGLINSHVHLEFSANSTTLKYGNFMNWLNSVIKNRDALVEKATSKLISTKLDRMKKTGTTSIGAISSYSFDLEACIKSPINTVFFCEVIGTKMDMVDTLFADFKSRLEGAKQSASKNFIPAVAIHSPYSVHPFLVRESLRLAKEENFAVSSHFLESPEEFEWLHKDQGLFIDFFKNFLGQDKAVTKPMEFLNNFSNVNNLSFTHCVEASDADIEKIKSLGASINHCVTSNRVLNNSKLDISKLDDINLTIGTDGLSSNNSLSMFDELRNALMMHTDININSLASKLLKAATLNGAKALGLNKGALQKDLDADIISFTLPDDIEESEDLAMHIILHTKFVDKTIIGGIDA
- the sppA gene encoding signal peptide peptidase SppA; this translates as MLNFFKTIFSPIIAILDFITKYFKTVVFLTIIYFVVYGTNGNNMDSGSFETANLQRIDLVGPILDVSKTLEDIEKAKNDSNIKGVLLVVNSPGGSVAPSVELAYAIKELKTVKPVIAYASGVIASGSYYASIWADKIIANPGSMVGSIGVIMQGVNTEELMAKIGVSTQTVKAGKYKESGTPTRKWFDYEKQQLQSIIDDTYQMFISDVASARKLNVKDHTIYADAKVFTARQAKNVGLVDEVATISSAKSQIAKLSKVKVAVWNKQDKFEKFMDKLISETVSKISMNFASTLKAY
- a CDS encoding DEAD/DEAH box helicase, whose product is MSFTQLGLNSDILKAIKEQGYTEPTPIQKQAIPVILQKEDVLAAAQTGTGKTAGFTLPMLNLLSAKSPKKGNKPYVRALILTPTRELASQVAQNVEEYSQYLPIKTSVIFGGVGINPQKAQLRKGVDIVIATPGRLLDHVSQNSIDLSRVEFLVLDEADRMLDMGFIHDIKKVISNLPSHRQNLLFSATFSDEIKKLAGGFLNNPKIIEVARRNTSSAQVEQIVHYVKKDQKRNLLCYIIKENNLSQVLVFTRTKHGANRLTDYLKNYNISAAAIHGSKSQGARTKALADFKSNEIRVLVATDIAARGIDIELLPNVINYELPNVPEDYVHRIGRTGRAGNVGIAMSLVCNEEFEYLRDIEKLIKKDLEVVAIDGYTVSKLTKVKKDTSNKNNNSRNSNRNSKPKENKREKRTDRKDDKNPRNKSAKDNKKRFDKKSENKSLIETWEKELKKEKAKPRNRRISSESQRRVSSRNS